The following are encoded in a window of Nitrospira sp. genomic DNA:
- the iscX gene encoding Fe-S cluster assembly protein IscX, which translates to MNLTWQDAEEIALRLVETHPETDPLTVRFTDMHAWITALPEFKDDPKKSNEKLLEVIQMAWHEEYQDAKG; encoded by the coding sequence ATGAATCTGACGTGGCAGGATGCAGAAGAAATTGCGCTCAGGCTGGTGGAGACTCATCCCGAAACCGACCCGCTGACCGTCCGCTTCACCGACATGCACGCCTGGATCACCGCGCTGCCTGAATTCAAGGACGATCCCAAGAAGTCCAATGAAAAACTCCTTGAAGTCATCCAGATGGCCTGGCACGAGGAATACCAGGATGCGAAGGGCTAA